The following is a genomic window from candidate division KSB1 bacterium.
TTCAACCTTGCCATTTTCCACACAATACGCATAACAATTATGTGTTGCATCATAATGCTGTTCAGAGACGCCAACTATGATTTCTTTGACCTTTTTTCTGTCAGTCACCGGAAAGGCGCGTCCGATAAAGTGAGACCCTTTAACCCGGAGATCTATTTGGCTTTCTTTAGCGATCGTTTTGTACAGATCATTTTGCATAACTCAATATAATTATCCATTTATTTAAAATCAATAATCCATTCATCACCAAAATTAACAAATTGGAGAGACGCCACATGAATGTGAACAGCCTCCTTCAAATCGCTTCTGCTCGGTCCGTGAAAAAATCCATTCCGGTGTCACCAGATTCTCTGCCTTTATAAATTCAAATCATAGAGACAGTCCGGGCTTGTTCGGATCCTTTAATTGTTGTATCTGCCGCGCCGGCATAAAACTTTGAGCAAGACAGCACAACACGTTCGAATCCCGGTGACGGCGGCATATCTGCAACCCGCCGTTCACCGGGCAAAGCATGATTCCACCCAAAAAAGGTAGCGCTATTTTCCACATAAACAATCATCGTTAATAAACAGAGGCGGTCCTGGATTAACGTGCAACCGGATTCCATCCACCGACGGTCCAGACCTCAAGTTCCATACCGGGATCAGTTATAAAGGATTCATTCGAATTGTAATACCAACCCAGTATTTCAGAATCCCCGCCTCCCTGAGTGGTTATCAGAAAACGATTCGGAAGATGTCCAATTCCCATAGCTACCTCTCTCGGAGTTTGCTTATCACCGGCCTGTGGATCCATTGGGATCCAGCCATATCCGGGCAAATAGACCTCGGGCCACCGATGAAAATATTCATCGATACTCGCATCATCGCCCCGCACAACAGCAGCGCCTACATAACGGGCCGGAATTCCCGCAGCCCGGCATAATGCAATAAAACTGAATGTATATTCCGAACAAGACCCGGTGCCGCGTTGCAGGACAAACGGGGCGACATTCCACCCACCCTCCAGTTTGTATTCCAATGTATTGCGGACATAATCATATATACGCTGAGCCATATAATACGGTCGTTGTTCATCATTTAAGATTTCTTTGAGTTTTGCTTGAATAAACGAATCATTGATACGGTACTTGCTGCCGTCAGCGGTGTAGGATTCGGCAATGTCACTCGGAATATCTTCAAGACCGCCCACATGATCGGGAAAAATGAAATAATCGACAGCATAGAGCTTTGCCCTTACACTCATCTCTGTTTCAATCGGCACAGGACCGGATTTATCATGATAGGAGAAAGCTGCAAATTCCTGATCCCAGCGATCCTTCAGACCTTTATAGTCCTCAGGTGAAAATTGTATAGATTCAATTTTCTGATACGGACGTTCCTCCGGAATCGCAACGTATACATTGAGTTGTTGAAGACTCCCCTGACCACGGGGAAAGGCATGATGTTTCAAAGTCACCTCGGTATACCGGCATTCCGAAAGTTTGTACAATTCCTTGTCCCTGCGGACGCACTGGTACAAGCTGTCCGTTTCAAAATCGACATTCCATAAAAAACTGCCGTCCCAGGCAAGACCACTGCTGTAGGGCCCGGGGGTTTGACCGATTACAAGTACACATCCGGATTCCGGGTCAATCATGTACAATTCGTCCTCACCCCGGTCGCTGCACCACAGATACTGACCGTCAAAGGTCAGGCCCTGGGTATTTCCGGCAGGCGCCTTGATCGTTTTGATTGCGGTTCCATCGGATAAATCCATTTTATGTATTTCTGAATCGCGACGGTCCGCCACCCAGAGTGTTTCACCATCCCATGCCAGTCCGAACGGATTGCTGCACGGAGCATCAATTCGGAACATGACAGTACCATCCTGGGGATTGATTTTATAAATTTTGTTCTGAGCATCATCTGCGTTCCACAAAAATTCGCCGTCCCAGGCAAGTCCGGTCGGCCAGTAGCCGGGTGAGTTTATAGAATCAACGACTTTGCCGTTTTGATCAACACGCAGCAGTTTTTTTTCTTCATAATCCGCAATCCACAAACATTTTCCATCAAATGTCATTCCGGTAGAGTGGGAATAGGGTGCTTTAAAGCCTGTGACAATATCTCCGGGAACACCACGGACATTTCCGGCGATAAAAACAAGAGTTAGCAAAATAAATTGATAATATCGAAGCATAATAATCTCCCTGATAAATTTTAGTCTCCCTGATGTCTGAACCACAAGTGTTTGTGTTGGCCCAATGCCCGTTTTCTGGCAATGAACCCATAGGACACCGTAACAAATACGAGATAAAGAAACGAAATTCCAATAGCAATCAGCATGTAAAGCGGATCGCCGGTCTTGTAGGTTTGCAGGGGTAAATTGATGACGAGAATAAGCGGTATCATTAGAAAAAACGTAAGACCGGACGCATAGGCATAATCTTTTGCCACAGGCGATTCAAATTCCGGATCAACAGCGCGCAGCAGCGCCAGTCCTGTTGATAATGTTCCGGTCGATACACCAAAGATCAATAATGTTCGCAAAAAACGATGATCATAAAAAAGGCGTGAGCAGAACCAGATTGTAGCATAAAAGGTCATCACCGCGCCGACCACGGCCAGGATAATAATCGGGAGCCAATACTGCCACACCGCCACCAGCGAAATTGCAGCAACAGCGCTTGCCACCATAATATCGACACTCAGACCGGTTATACGCGTCAACGTCTTGTTATCTGCGATGTAATCAACCTTGCATTTAACCAACAAAGCGCGCAGCGTCAGCCCCATAAAAGCGGCAAAGATAAAATTAATACCCCATAGATTTGTGGCCAATTCCACTCCCATGGGACCGGCAAGCGCCAAAAGCTCGCCGATTCCGGTTAAAAGCAACCAGGACATAAAATAGGCTGTTAAAACCAGGGCAATATGCAGCGAAAACGAATCAATGGCTTCTGTGTCTGTTTTCAATTCAGCGCCCACTTCCAATTTACTATCGCGCGGACGCACCCCGGTGCGGGTATAATGGGTGTCAATGGACTCCAGTTCCTGTTCTGAAACCCAGCCTTTTTTGAGGGCATGCTGAATTAAAAAGATTCCTCCGAAACTGCAGAACACAAACCCAATCGCGGCAAACGTCAAACCGATACTGCCTCCATTTTCCACCCCGTAGATACTCCAGGCCTCACCGATGGAATATGCCTGTCCGGGGCCTTGTGAAAAACCGAGCGGCAGCATAAACCCGAATGAATGAAACAAATCAGGCATGAATGTGGCAATAAAAACCAAAGTCAGGGTCAAGCCCACAAATGCCTGCAGCGCCATCTGAGAAATAATGGCAACCGCTGTGGGAAACGCATTTTTGCTCTGTTTTTTACCTTTCGGCCCCTGCCGCAGAGTCAGCGCAATAAAGGATAATCCCAAAAAATGATAAGTTAATTGCCCCAGTTGAATTGATGTGAGCCCAACCAGCGGAAAAATAAAATTATAGAGCGGAAGCAGAATAAATCCGGCTGTCAATGCGTTGGGGATCAGATATCTCTGAAAAAACTTTACTTTTGATCTGATGACTGTCGCAAGCAATAACGAACACGAAATTACCCCTAAATTGATAAACACATGCCATGAAAAATTCATAGGGCCGTCCTGTTAGTTTGTATGGGTAGTTTTTTAGAGTTTCTAACAAAAGAAAATAATTAACTTGATAATTAGAAACAAGTTTTTAAATTTGAATTTAATTCATAGGCATCAAAAAGAAAAGGGCAAAAAATGCAAAAGAAAACATTAAAGAAATTCAATCCGATCCTATGGTTTATAGCCTATGCAACGATCGCACAAGGTCTAAGACTATCCTATCATATCAAAGCCAAAAATAAAGCCCTTTTCAAACAAATAAAGCCGCCGTTTATACTGGTAGGCAATCACGTGACATTTTGGGATCCGCCCATGGTGAACAGTTTTATCAAACAGCGCATCCATTTTGTCATGTCCGATGCAAATCTTCGAAATTCTATTGCCAGATGGCTCTTTATCAAAATGGCGGCGGTCATTCCAAAAACAAAAGCCAGATCAGATTCTTCCACCGTGAGACAGATGATGCGTTTGGCCAAAGACGGACGTGTGATTTGCGTATTTCCGGAAGGCCGTGCCACATGGGACGGTCAAACTCATGAAATCTTTTATTCCACCAGCAAGCTCATCAAAAGCCTCAAAATTCCAGTCATTGTGGCCTTGACTCGTGGCGGCTACTTGACAAGGCCGCGCTGGAGTCGATCTCCCCACCGCGGTCGTATGCTTATAGAATACAGTCAGCTATTTGACAAGGAAGAGTTAAAGTTTGTTTCGGCTGAAGAGATTCATAAAAAACTTCAAAACGCTCTGTGGCACGATGATTATGAATATCAGACTCAATACGGGGTTAAATTCAAATCTAAAAATCAGCCTGAATACCTGGAGCGGGTTCTGTTTATCTGCCCGGTATGCAAGCAGCTAATTACTTTGGAATCGCACAAGAGTTTACTCTCCTGTAAAGCCTGCGGCTTTCAAAATGAATATACAGAGACCGGAGAACTGGTACCTGTTAATAATGCGAAACAACCCAGACGGCGTATTTATGACTGGACAACCTGGCAAAGCAGTTATCTTGAAACTCTTGTCAAGAACAAACAAAAGGAGGACAAGAATCAACCTATTTTCGAGGATCACAATGTCACCGTTAAAACCGGTTTCAAATTTCAAAATTTAAAAGGCCATATGACCGGTACGCTTGCGATGTACGTGGATCGTTTTGAAATCCAGTCTCCAAACGGTGATCCCCAGATTCTATATATCGAGGACATGACGGGAGTTCAGGTACTGCTTTCAAACCGATTTGAATTTTATCACAAAAACACCCTGTATAAATTTGATTTTGAACATCCAAACACATCAGGTTACAAGTATATGCTCGCCGTGCAAAAAATTGCACCGGAACGAACAGAACTGGAATAAAACCAATCAAAGGAAAATCTTATGAAAAAACGTGTATTGCTGTTGTGCATCTTTTCGTGCGCGCTTTCTGTGTGGGGACAGAACCAGGATTCGGAAGATATTGTTAAAACCGGGTGGAATGTCGGGCTGTTGCCGGCCATCGCTTATAATTCGGATCTTGGATTTGAATACGGCGCCATTGTTAATCTTTTCAATTACGGGGACGGTTCTAATTATCCAAATTATGACCATTCTTTATACCTGGAAGTATCGCGTTTTACCAAAGGCAGCGGCATCTTTCGCGCCTACTATGATACCCAATACCTGATTCCAAACATCCGTTTGACTGCAGATCTTAGCTATTTGCCGGATGAAGCCTATGATTTTTTTGGATTCAACGGCTATGAATCCGTCTATCATCCCGATTGGGAAGATGACACATCTGATGATTATAAATCACGCATGGTCTACAAGTACCAGCGCAATTTGTTCAGAGCTAAAGCTGACTTTCAGGGTGGTATCAGTGGAGAAAATTTTCGCTGGATTGCCGGAGCCGCGGTCCGAAACTTTGACATTGCCCCTGTAGACATTGAAAAACTGAACAAAGGACTGGATAAAGAAGACAAGCTACCCTCTGTTGATGAACAACCCGGCTTGTACGAAAAATACCTGAACTGGGGACTGATACCGGAGGATGAAAAGAATGGTGGAACCATTGCAAGTGTAAAAGCAGGACTGGTTTATGATACACGCAACACTGTTCAGAATCCTTCAAAAGGGCTCTGGACGGAAGCGGTGCTCGTGGGCTCTCCCTCCTTTTTGAGCGATGAATCTTTTATCAAATTCAGCCTCACACACCGTCAGTATCATTCAATTACAAAATCCCTGACATTTGCGGGACGTTTTGGATATCAAACCACGTTAAGCGGTCATTCTCCCTTTTATTTTCAACCGCTCATGATTACGTCGGTCTATACAGGCGCATGGAATGAAGGCCTGGGCGGACAGAGATCAATCCGTGGTGTAAACAGAAACCGAATCGTTGGTGACGGCTTTGTGTATGGAAATTTTGAATTACGCTGGATCGTCTGGCGTTTCAACATCGGCAATCAAAACTTTTACCTCGGCCTCAACAGCTTTTTCGACACCGGACGGGTCACTGATGAAATTAACATCTCCCCTGCACAGTCTGATGAACAATCAGATCCATATTTCGATCCCGGCTCGGAATCATTGCACCATTCTGCAGGATTGGGTTTAAAAATCGCTATGAACTGGAATTTTGTGCTTTCTGTGGAATACGGACAAGCATTTGATGAACAGGACGGAGATTCAGGATTATATATCGCGTTGAACTATCTGTTTTAAAATCCAGTATTTCTCCCGATCATTTATAGGTTGGACTAATTTAAACCGTTTGTTTGTTGATGTTACAAATACAGAGTATCAATAGCTCTGTATATCGACATGCAAACGGTTTTTAGTAATCACAAGAGAGGTTAACATGCGAATAAACGCACCCAGAAAATTTTGGTGGAATGTATCTGGAATATTAGGACTCTTGGGCATTATCGGACATTACAGTACGTTGCCTATTCTGTCAATGCATGCGTTCTGGTTCATGACCTTTGCATGGATATTTTTAATGGCCAGCACCTTGTTCAAAAGTATGTAAGCACACGGTTGTTTTATGAACGCAAAAAAACTGCTCGAAAAGTATTACACCGATCATCAGGAAGCTTTTGATATATTACTACCTCACAGTATTGCTGTGCAGGAAAAAGCCATAGACATTGCTGAACATTCCGGAAAACCTGACCTGGATATTTCCTTTATAAAGGAAGCATCACTACTACATGATATTGGCGTTTTCCGTACCTTTGCCCCTCCGATCGGATGTCATGGCAGCGAACATTATCTAAAACATGGTATAATTGGCCGGGAAATTTTGGAGCATGAAGGCTATCGCCGACACGCACTGGTTTGCGAGCGGCATATCGGAGTCGGTTTAACGCGTGAAGATATTATCAAAGGCCGGCTGCCGCTGCCTGCACGCGATATGGTCCCCCTTTCTGATGAAGAAAAAATAATCTGTATTTCGGATTTATTTTTTAATAAAAGTGAGCCGGATCAACAGCGCTCTCTGGATACCGTGCGCAAAAAACTTGTAAAATTTGGTAAAACCTATCTTTTTGAAACATGGATACAGGATTTTAATGTCTCATAACCTCGCTCAGGATGAATATTTTACAGACTCTTGATCTTGAAACCCGGTTCAAGATCTTGAAAACATTCGAGTTCATTTTCGCGCCATGACCATATACTGACCGCCAAAAGGGACACGGGTCAGGTATTTTTCAAATATATTGAATCGGCGAAGACCTGCCGGGAAAAAAAGGATATAATCTGTTCTCAAATGCTTCAATAAAGCGCCGGAAAGCAGACTTTTAAACTCTGCAGGACGCAGCAACACCGCATCTTTATCAAACGGACACGTATTGACCGCATGTTGTGTCAATGGATTATAAGGGTTGTGTTCAAAAATAAACAAATAACCCTGCAGTGCCAAAATAATACCGATATACTGCATCCAGTGATCGCGTTGATCCACAGGTATGTGATGAAAAACACAGGAAACAAACACCATATCCATAGCCGGTAATGGATCAGGCTTTTCATCCACATGAAAAAATGAAACAGACGGATTATTTGTCCTGGCAGTTTCCAGACTTTCTCTGGAGACATCACAGCCCCATACGCAAGCATCAGGAAATGCTAACTTTATAAATGGTATATTCCGGCCGGTTCCACAACCAAATTCAAGAATCCGTGCCGGCTGCTTTTTTAAATAGCGTTGAAGCGTTATTACCTTGTGCTCTGCATAGTAGGAAATATTCTTTCCCAGCTTGCCAATGTTTTGCTGTAATACATTGTCATACTGTTCAGCATATTCATCAAAATCAACTTTGGGCATAATCCAGTTACCAATCTATTCTGTTCCAATGTTTTTCATGTCTCCGGGTTCTTTTATACATCACAATCTTTAGGGTTTCACCTTATAAATCAAGGCGTAGCGATTTCCGGCACCCAGCTTGCTGACAAATTCGAATCCCGGATGCTCTTCGGGCGTTTCCAGAAAAGAAATCGTCTTCCATCCCCTTGTTTCCAGTTTCCATTGATACCACGAATAATCGGATTCATAGATACGATTGTCGTAAAGCCAGGCCACATGCGTGACATCACGCGCTGTCAGCCATTTACGCAGAGAATCCGGTTTGGTGTTGGGCAATTGCGTCAAATTCAGGAAAGTGCTGCTGTCCCGTCCTGAATAATATTGTGCAATATAGGGCTGAGAGATAACCATTCTGGTATTTTTCGGTTGATCTGC
Proteins encoded in this region:
- a CDS encoding sodium:glutamate symporter codes for the protein MNFSWHVFINLGVISCSLLLATVIRSKVKFFQRYLIPNALTAGFILLPLYNFIFPLVGLTSIQLGQLTYHFLGLSFIALTLRQGPKGKKQSKNAFPTAVAIISQMALQAFVGLTLTLVFIATFMPDLFHSFGFMLPLGFSQGPGQAYSIGEAWSIYGVENGGSIGLTFAAIGFVFCSFGGIFLIQHALKKGWVSEQELESIDTHYTRTGVRPRDSKLEVGAELKTDTEAIDSFSLHIALVLTAYFMSWLLLTGIGELLALAGPMGVELATNLWGINFIFAAFMGLTLRALLVKCKVDYIADNKTLTRITGLSVDIMVASAVAAISLVAVWQYWLPIIILAVVGAVMTFYATIWFCSRLFYDHRFLRTLLIFGVSTGTLSTGLALLRAVDPEFESPVAKDYAYASGLTFFLMIPLILVINLPLQTYKTGDPLYMLIAIGISFLYLVFVTVSYGFIARKRALGQHKHLWFRHQGD
- a CDS encoding transglutaminase domain-containing protein, whose product is MLRYYQFILLTLVFIAGNVRGVPGDIVTGFKAPYSHSTGMTFDGKCLWIADYEEKKLLRVDQNGKVVDSINSPGYWPTGLAWDGEFLWNADDAQNKIYKINPQDGTVMFRIDAPCSNPFGLAWDGETLWVADRRDSEIHKMDLSDGTAIKTIKAPAGNTQGLTFDGQYLWCSDRGEDELYMIDPESGCVLVIGQTPGPYSSGLAWDGSFLWNVDFETDSLYQCVRRDKELYKLSECRYTEVTLKHHAFPRGQGSLQQLNVYVAIPEERPYQKIESIQFSPEDYKGLKDRWDQEFAAFSYHDKSGPVPIETEMSVRAKLYAVDYFIFPDHVGGLEDIPSDIAESYTADGSKYRINDSFIQAKLKEILNDEQRPYYMAQRIYDYVRNTLEYKLEGGWNVAPFVLQRGTGSCSEYTFSFIALCRAAGIPARYVGAAVVRGDDASIDEYFHRWPEVYLPGYGWIPMDPQAGDKQTPREVAMGIGHLPNRFLITTQGGGDSEILGWYYNSNESFITDPGMELEVWTVGGWNPVAR
- a CDS encoding HD domain-containing protein — encoded protein: MNAKKLLEKYYTDHQEAFDILLPHSIAVQEKAIDIAEHSGKPDLDISFIKEASLLHDIGVFRTFAPPIGCHGSEHYLKHGIIGREILEHEGYRRHALVCERHIGVGLTREDIIKGRLPLPARDMVPLSDEEKIICISDLFFNKSEPDQQRSLDTVRKKLVKFGKTYLFETWIQDFNVS
- a CDS encoding lysophospholipid acyltransferase family protein, with translation MQKKTLKKFNPILWFIAYATIAQGLRLSYHIKAKNKALFKQIKPPFILVGNHVTFWDPPMVNSFIKQRIHFVMSDANLRNSIARWLFIKMAAVIPKTKARSDSSTVRQMMRLAKDGRVICVFPEGRATWDGQTHEIFYSTSKLIKSLKIPVIVALTRGGYLTRPRWSRSPHRGRMLIEYSQLFDKEELKFVSAEEIHKKLQNALWHDDYEYQTQYGVKFKSKNQPEYLERVLFICPVCKQLITLESHKSLLSCKACGFQNEYTETGELVPVNNAKQPRRRIYDWTTWQSSYLETLVKNKQKEDKNQPIFEDHNVTVKTGFKFQNLKGHMTGTLAMYVDRFEIQSPNGDPQILYIEDMTGVQVLLSNRFEFYHKNTLYKFDFEHPNTSGYKYMLAVQKIAPERTELE
- a CDS encoding class I SAM-dependent methyltransferase, encoding MPKVDFDEYAEQYDNVLQQNIGKLGKNISYYAEHKVITLQRYLKKQPARILEFGCGTGRNIPFIKLAFPDACVWGCDVSRESLETARTNNPSVSFFHVDEKPDPLPAMDMVFVSCVFHHIPVDQRDHWMQYIGIILALQGYLFIFEHNPYNPLTQHAVNTCPFDKDAVLLRPAEFKSLLSGALLKHLRTDYILFFPAGLRRFNIFEKYLTRVPFGGQYMVMARK
- a CDS encoding BamA/TamA family outer membrane protein, which gives rise to MKKRVLLLCIFSCALSVWGQNQDSEDIVKTGWNVGLLPAIAYNSDLGFEYGAIVNLFNYGDGSNYPNYDHSLYLEVSRFTKGSGIFRAYYDTQYLIPNIRLTADLSYLPDEAYDFFGFNGYESVYHPDWEDDTSDDYKSRMVYKYQRNLFRAKADFQGGISGENFRWIAGAAVRNFDIAPVDIEKLNKGLDKEDKLPSVDEQPGLYEKYLNWGLIPEDEKNGGTIASVKAGLVYDTRNTVQNPSKGLWTEAVLVGSPSFLSDESFIKFSLTHRQYHSITKSLTFAGRFGYQTTLSGHSPFYFQPLMITSVYTGAWNEGLGGQRSIRGVNRNRIVGDGFVYGNFELRWIVWRFNIGNQNFYLGLNSFFDTGRVTDEINISPAQSDEQSDPYFDPGSESLHHSAGLGLKIAMNWNFVLSVEYGQAFDEQDGDSGLYIALNYLF